The Chitinophaga flava genome has a segment encoding these proteins:
- a CDS encoding catalase, with the protein MARKKAEQLNKKAEQLAPHTEDGADQFLTTNQGLRINDNQNSLKAGERGPSLLEDFILREKITHFDHERIPERIVHARGAGAYGYFQVYESLSDYTRAGFLTDPARRTPVFVRFSTVAGSRGSTDLARDVRGFAVKFYTEEGNYDLVGNNVPVFFIQDAMKFPDFVHAVKPEPHNEIPQAASAHDTFWDFISLAPESMHMIMWVMSDRAIPRSYRMMEGFGVHTFRLINAAGKGCFVKFHWKPLLGVHSVTWEEAQLISGKDPDFHRRDLWNAIESGNYPEYELGIQIVQEEDEHNFPFDLLDPTKIIPEEVVPVKRIGKMVLNRNPDNFFAETEQVAFHPGHLVPGIDFTNDPLLQGRLFSYLDTQLSRLGSPNFHEIPVNRAISPVHNNQRDGHMRQTINRGGTSYEPNTLGAGCPFQAGTADRGFSSYAEKIDAHKVRGRSSGFFDHFSQAALFYYSQSEAEKRHLINALCFELGKVTITDIRLRMLGLLSQVNKDLAAAVAEALGLAVPAQPEHPVNRIIPADGAPEQFQPHTVEQPVEKSEALSMANTIKDTVRSRQVAFLVADGVLSMEITEMKEALLRAGAQVELIAPHLGTVKASTGSGFEADESLLGAASVLFDAVYIPGGTDSTNTLQQHPEALRFVSEAYRHCKAIAVSGDGAAVLKAAGVPAAEAPGILLSGPPKAFITAIAQHRFWERER; encoded by the coding sequence ATGGCAAGAAAAAAAGCGGAACAGCTGAATAAAAAAGCGGAGCAGCTTGCACCGCATACCGAAGATGGAGCAGACCAGTTTCTCACCACCAACCAGGGCCTGCGGATCAATGATAATCAAAACTCACTCAAGGCGGGTGAAAGAGGACCTTCACTGCTGGAGGATTTTATACTGAGAGAGAAAATTACCCACTTTGATCATGAACGAATACCGGAGAGGATTGTACATGCCCGTGGAGCAGGGGCATACGGATATTTTCAGGTATATGAATCCCTGTCTGATTATACCAGGGCAGGTTTCCTGACAGACCCAGCGCGGCGTACACCGGTGTTTGTCCGCTTTTCCACGGTGGCAGGCTCCCGCGGCTCTACTGACCTGGCCCGGGATGTAAGGGGATTTGCTGTGAAGTTTTATACCGAAGAAGGTAACTACGACCTGGTAGGCAACAATGTGCCGGTGTTTTTTATTCAGGACGCCATGAAATTCCCCGATTTTGTACATGCTGTAAAACCGGAGCCACACAACGAAATACCTCAGGCTGCTTCTGCTCACGATACCTTCTGGGACTTCATTTCCCTGGCACCTGAATCCATGCATATGATTATGTGGGTGATGAGCGATCGCGCCATTCCCCGCAGTTACCGTATGATGGAAGGTTTCGGCGTTCATACTTTCCGGTTGATAAATGCTGCCGGCAAGGGCTGCTTCGTAAAGTTCCACTGGAAGCCTTTGTTAGGCGTGCATTCGGTAACCTGGGAAGAAGCCCAGCTGATCTCCGGAAAAGATCCCGACTTTCATCGCCGCGACCTGTGGAATGCCATTGAGAGCGGCAACTACCCCGAATATGAACTAGGTATACAGATCGTGCAGGAAGAAGATGAACATAATTTTCCCTTCGATCTGCTGGACCCTACCAAGATCATCCCGGAAGAAGTGGTGCCGGTGAAGCGTATTGGTAAAATGGTGCTGAATCGTAATCCGGACAATTTCTTTGCAGAAACGGAGCAGGTGGCTTTTCATCCTGGCCACCTCGTGCCAGGTATCGATTTTACCAACGACCCGCTGTTGCAGGGCCGGCTGTTTTCTTATCTCGACACCCAGCTGTCCAGACTCGGAAGCCCCAACTTCCACGAGATCCCCGTCAACCGCGCTATATCACCGGTACATAACAATCAGCGGGACGGACATATGCGGCAAACCATCAACCGGGGCGGTACTTCCTACGAGCCTAATACACTGGGTGCCGGTTGCCCGTTCCAGGCCGGCACAGCTGATCGCGGCTTCTCTTCTTATGCAGAAAAGATAGATGCACACAAGGTACGGGGCCGGAGCTCCGGTTTCTTCGATCATTTCAGCCAGGCTGCCCTGTTTTACTACAGCCAGTCGGAAGCCGAAAAGCGCCACCTGATCAATGCTCTGTGCTTTGAACTGGGCAAGGTAACGATCACGGATATACGGTTACGGATGCTGGGCTTGTTGTCACAGGTTAACAAAGACCTGGCCGCTGCCGTAGCGGAAGCGTTGGGCCTCGCTGTGCCTGCGCAGCCCGAACACCCCGTCAACCGTATCATCCCGGCAGATGGAGCTCCTGAACAATTTCAGCCACATACCGTAGAACAGCCGGTAGAAAAATCGGAAGCCCTCAGTATGGCCAATACCATAAAAGATACTGTGAGGTCCAGACAGGTTGCTTTTCTGGTGGCCGATGGTGTGCTTTCGATGGAGATAACAGAGATGAAAGAGGCGCTGCTGAGAGCTGGCGCACAGGTAGAACTGATCGCGCCGCATCTGGGTACCGTGAAAGCGTCTACCGGTAGCGGCTTTGAAGCCGATGAGAGTTTGCTGGGTGCTGCTTCCGTATTATTTGATGCTGTTTATATTCCGGGAGGTACCGATAGCACAAACACGTTGCAACAACATCCGGAGGCGCTGCGGTTTGTCAGCGAAGCTTACCGGCATTGTAAGGCGATAGCTGTTTCCGGTGATGGTGCAGCGGTGCTGAAAGCTGCCGGCGTGCCCGCCGCAGAAGCACCGGGCATCCTGCTCTCCGGTCCTCCGAAGGCCTTTATAACCGCCATCGCGCAGCACCGTTTCTGGGAGAGAGAACGATAG
- a CDS encoding sulfatase, which yields MKPIQLSRWGCICLIICSISSMAQFRDPRPVKPPPNIIVFLVDDMGWEDTSVPFWDQLTDRNKRFRTPNMERLAREGVKFTNAYATPVCTPSRVSMITGMNAAHHGVTNWTSPRKDINADAPDPALDTAPWNWNGFSPVQGVPHTVYATPLPALLKTAGYYTIHAGKAHWGAMGTPGANPYNMGFLVNIAGHAAGHPQSYLSEENYGNMPGKATPQAVPDLEEYYGTGTFLTEALTREALKALDEPVRRKQPFYLYLAHYAVHVPLQADKKYIQHYQDMGLDEAEARYASLIEGMDASLGEVMDYLAARKIADNTIIMFMSDNGGLSLVPPRGGTPHTQNLPLRAGKGSVYEGGIREPMLVKWPGVTKAGSTVAQYIMIEDFFPTILEMAGIQLYEAVQTVDGKSFVPLLKNPGQTDSLRTLIWHYPNKWIAEGGPGINYRSALRQGRWKLVYDQQQGYTELYDLVADIGEKQNLSGVYPKKVSALLSLLSEQLQHWNAPMPVLKASGKPLPWPGK from the coding sequence ATGAAACCAATACAACTTTCACGCTGGGGCTGTATATGCCTGATCATATGCAGTATCAGCAGTATGGCACAGTTCAGGGATCCACGCCCGGTGAAACCTCCACCTAACATTATTGTTTTCCTGGTAGATGATATGGGCTGGGAAGACACTTCGGTACCTTTCTGGGACCAGCTAACGGATAGGAATAAACGTTTCCGTACACCTAATATGGAGCGGCTGGCCAGAGAAGGGGTGAAGTTTACCAATGCCTACGCCACGCCGGTATGTACGCCTTCCAGGGTGAGCATGATCACCGGAATGAATGCGGCGCATCATGGGGTTACTAACTGGACCTCTCCCCGCAAGGATATAAATGCCGATGCACCCGACCCTGCGCTGGACACTGCGCCGTGGAACTGGAACGGTTTCAGTCCGGTACAGGGAGTGCCGCATACCGTATATGCCACACCGTTACCTGCGTTGCTGAAAACAGCCGGATATTATACCATTCACGCTGGTAAAGCACATTGGGGCGCAATGGGTACTCCGGGTGCCAATCCTTACAACATGGGCTTTCTGGTAAATATAGCCGGTCATGCTGCTGGTCATCCCCAGAGTTACCTGTCTGAAGAGAACTATGGTAATATGCCAGGCAAAGCCACGCCACAGGCGGTGCCCGACCTGGAAGAGTATTATGGTACTGGTACCTTCCTAACGGAAGCGCTTACACGGGAGGCGCTGAAAGCACTGGATGAGCCGGTGCGGCGCAAGCAGCCTTTTTATCTCTATCTGGCGCATTACGCCGTACACGTGCCGTTGCAGGCCGACAAAAAATATATACAGCACTATCAGGATATGGGCCTGGACGAGGCCGAAGCCAGGTATGCTTCCCTGATTGAAGGCATGGACGCGAGCCTTGGAGAAGTGATGGACTACCTTGCTGCCAGAAAAATAGCAGACAATACCATCATTATGTTCATGAGCGATAATGGAGGTTTGAGTCTGGTGCCGCCGCGTGGTGGCACACCACATACGCAGAACCTGCCGCTGCGCGCCGGTAAGGGATCGGTATATGAAGGTGGTATCCGTGAGCCGATGCTGGTAAAATGGCCGGGCGTGACAAAGGCAGGCAGCACGGTGGCGCAGTATATAATGATAGAAGATTTTTTCCCTACCATCCTGGAGATGGCGGGTATTCAGTTGTATGAGGCCGTGCAGACGGTAGACGGAAAGAGTTTTGTACCACTGTTAAAAAATCCGGGACAAACAGATTCCCTGCGAACACTGATATGGCATTATCCCAACAAATGGATTGCAGAGGGAGGCCCTGGTATCAATTACAGGAGTGCCTTGCGGCAAGGCCGCTGGAAGCTGGTTTACGACCAGCAACAAGGGTATACTGAACTGTATGACCTAGTAGCGGATATCGGCGAAAAGCAGAACCTGTCGGGCGTTTACCCGAAAAAGGTGAGTGCATTGTTATCGTTGTTGTCTGAGCAGCTGCAGCATTGGAATGCCCCGATGCCGGTACTGAAAGCGAGTGGGAAACCTCTGCCATGGCCGGGAAAGTAA
- a CDS encoding helix-turn-helix domain-containing protein codes for MKSSVKLFTNFEYKKSFLPGVSRQVLFNDAKLQVYRIENYLRNIVIPVPPYRTSFNFLLFVTKGTIVQQLEISPIKLEANSVLLIKQGSITATLEISPDATGFFIVYENEIVNGLSLNNSLLNFFFTAPFVSLPAKAVKWLAHLSALLEEELSMINGSMEICIPLFRALLNKILLQENQHPVPLNRSLEISLLFREKVQRHHLREKTVEYYARQLNISENYLNKCVKEATGKPPKQWINEISILHSQILLRDPARDIAGIAAELNYQSASYFTRLFKQVTGFSPSTYRKKIKVN; via the coding sequence ATGAAATCATCTGTTAAACTATTTACCAATTTCGAATATAAAAAATCTTTCCTTCCCGGCGTGTCCAGGCAGGTACTGTTCAACGATGCCAAACTACAGGTATACCGCATCGAAAACTACCTGCGCAACATCGTGATACCAGTGCCACCCTACCGCACCTCCTTCAACTTTCTCCTGTTTGTCACCAAAGGCACCATTGTACAACAACTGGAAATATCTCCCATTAAACTGGAAGCCAATTCCGTACTGCTGATCAAACAGGGCAGCATCACCGCTACACTGGAAATATCACCTGATGCCACCGGCTTCTTCATCGTCTATGAAAATGAAATCGTCAACGGGCTGTCACTTAATAACAGTCTGCTGAATTTTTTCTTCACTGCACCTTTTGTATCCCTTCCTGCCAAAGCGGTTAAATGGCTGGCCCATCTCAGTGCGCTGCTGGAAGAAGAGCTGAGCATGATCAACGGCTCCATGGAAATATGTATACCACTTTTCAGGGCGTTGCTGAATAAAATACTGTTACAGGAAAACCAGCATCCGGTGCCACTCAACCGAAGCCTGGAAATATCCCTGCTTTTCCGGGAAAAGGTACAACGTCATCATCTCCGTGAAAAAACAGTGGAATACTACGCCAGGCAACTCAACATCTCTGAAAACTATCTTAATAAATGTGTGAAGGAAGCTACGGGCAAACCACCCAAACAATGGATCAATGAAATCAGTATCCTCCACAGCCAGATCCTGTTGAGAGACCCTGCAAGAGACATTGCCGGCATTGCAGCAGAACTTAACTATCAATCTGCCTCTTATTTCACCCGCCTGTTCAAACAGGTGACAGGCTTCTCTCCTTCTACCTACAGAAAAAAAATAAAAGTGAACTAA
- the ureA gene encoding urease subunit gamma — translation MHLTPRETEKLLLHLAGELAAKRKARGLKLNYPEAIAFISSELLEGARDGKSVAELMHYGATILTREDVMEGIPEMIHDVQIEATFPDGTKLVTVHNPIR, via the coding sequence ATGCATTTAACTCCGCGAGAAACGGAAAAGCTGTTGTTGCACCTGGCTGGTGAGCTGGCTGCCAAACGCAAGGCACGTGGCCTCAAACTCAACTATCCCGAGGCAATCGCCTTCATCAGCAGCGAGCTGCTGGAAGGCGCCAGGGACGGCAAATCGGTGGCAGAACTGATGCACTACGGCGCTACTATCCTTACACGGGAAGATGTAATGGAAGGGATACCCGAGATGATCCATGACGTACAGATCGAAGCCACCTTCCCGGATGGAACCAAACTGGTCACTGTCCACAACCCTATCCGTTAA
- the ureB gene encoding urease subunit beta, with protein MIPGEYFLAAGDITLNEGRNTVTIKAVNTGDRPVQIGSHYHFFEVNRLMSFDRAKAFGKRLNIPAGTAVRFEPGEEKEITLVELGGARRAFGLNNLVDGDTSLDASRERAMVKLASSTFKNQQS; from the coding sequence ATGATTCCAGGAGAGTATTTTTTAGCAGCAGGAGACATCACCCTCAATGAAGGCCGCAACACCGTGACCATCAAGGCTGTCAACACAGGTGACCGCCCCGTACAGATAGGGTCACACTACCACTTCTTTGAAGTAAACCGCCTCATGAGCTTCGACAGAGCCAAAGCATTTGGCAAACGCCTTAACATCCCCGCCGGCACAGCCGTACGTTTTGAACCGGGAGAAGAAAAGGAAATCACCCTGGTAGAACTCGGCGGCGCCCGCCGCGCTTTCGGCCTCAACAACCTCGTAGATGGCGACACTTCCCTCGACGCCAGCAGAGAAAGAGCCATGGTCAAACTCGCTTCTTCCACCTTTAAAAACCAGCAATCATGA
- the ureC gene encoding urease subunit alpha, translating to MSLKIDRERYVNMYGPTVGDKVRLGDTDIIVEIEQDFNRYGDESKFGGGKTVRDGMSQSSTATRDQGVLDMVITNVILIDHWGIVKGDLGIKDGKIVGFGRAGNPDTMDDVERNMVIGASTEVHGGNGLIATAGGIDTHIHFISPQQIETALFSGVTTMIGGGTGPADGTNATTVTPGKWFIEKMLQAADDFPMNLGFFGKGNCSTEAPISEQVEAGALGVKIHEDWGATPAVIDAALKVADKYDVQVAIHTDTLNEAGFLEDTINAINGRVIHTFHTEGAGGGHAPDIIKAAMYPNVLPASTNPTRPYTVNTIDEHLDMLMVCHHLSKSIPEDVAFADSRIRPETIAAEDILHDMGVFSIMSSDSQAMGRVGEVVTRTWQTADKMKKQRGYLEEDGNKQSDNFRAKRYVAKYTINPAIAHGIAHYVGSVEPGKMADIVLWKPALFGAKPEMIIKGGMIIASKMGDANASIPTPQPIIMRTMFGAHARAMHKTCATFVSKVSLEKGIVEEYGLQKMVLPVSGCRNISKKDLIHNDKTPEITVNPENYEVRVDGQHITCEPVATLPLAQRYFLF from the coding sequence ATGAGCCTGAAAATAGACAGAGAGAGATACGTCAATATGTACGGCCCTACTGTAGGCGACAAAGTACGTTTAGGCGACACCGATATTATCGTAGAGATAGAACAGGATTTTAACCGTTATGGTGATGAAAGCAAATTCGGCGGCGGCAAAACCGTACGCGACGGCATGTCCCAGTCCAGCACCGCTACCCGCGATCAGGGCGTGCTCGACATGGTAATCACCAACGTGATCCTCATCGACCACTGGGGCATCGTAAAAGGTGACCTCGGTATCAAAGACGGCAAAATCGTAGGATTCGGCCGCGCCGGCAACCCCGACACTATGGACGATGTAGAACGTAACATGGTGATCGGCGCCTCTACCGAAGTACATGGCGGCAACGGCCTCATCGCCACTGCCGGCGGTATAGATACCCATATCCACTTCATCAGCCCGCAACAGATAGAAACAGCCCTCTTCAGCGGCGTTACCACCATGATCGGTGGCGGTACCGGTCCGGCTGATGGTACCAACGCTACCACCGTCACCCCCGGTAAATGGTTTATCGAAAAGATGCTGCAGGCTGCAGATGATTTCCCGATGAACCTCGGCTTCTTCGGCAAAGGCAACTGCTCTACCGAAGCTCCTATCTCAGAACAGGTGGAAGCCGGCGCGCTGGGCGTAAAAATACACGAAGACTGGGGCGCTACCCCTGCCGTTATCGATGCTGCCCTTAAAGTGGCCGATAAATACGATGTACAGGTAGCTATCCATACCGATACACTCAATGAAGCAGGTTTCCTGGAAGATACCATCAACGCCATCAACGGCAGAGTGATCCATACTTTCCATACAGAAGGTGCCGGCGGCGGCCACGCTCCCGACATCATCAAAGCTGCTATGTATCCCAATGTACTGCCTGCTTCCACCAACCCAACCAGACCGTATACTGTCAATACCATCGATGAACACCTGGATATGCTGATGGTATGCCATCACCTGAGCAAAAGTATTCCGGAAGACGTGGCGTTCGCGGACTCCCGCATCCGCCCGGAAACCATTGCTGCAGAAGATATCCTGCACGATATGGGTGTGTTCAGCATCATGAGCTCCGACTCTCAGGCTATGGGGCGTGTAGGCGAAGTCGTTACCCGCACCTGGCAAACCGCCGACAAGATGAAAAAACAACGCGGCTACCTGGAAGAAGACGGTAACAAACAAAGCGATAACTTCCGCGCTAAACGTTACGTTGCCAAATATACCATCAACCCGGCCATCGCACATGGCATCGCCCATTACGTAGGTTCCGTTGAACCCGGCAAAATGGCCGACATCGTGCTGTGGAAACCCGCACTGTTCGGAGCTAAACCGGAAATGATCATCAAAGGTGGTATGATCATCGCCAGCAAAATGGGTGACGCCAACGCCTCTATTCCCACACCACAGCCCATCATCATGCGTACCATGTTCGGCGCTCATGCCCGGGCCATGCATAAAACCTGCGCCACCTTTGTATCTAAGGTTTCGCTGGAAAAAGGCATCGTGGAAGAATATGGCCTGCAGAAAATGGTCCTTCCCGTTTCAGGTTGCCGTAACATCTCCAAAAAAGATCTCATACACAACGACAAAACACCGGAGATCACCGTGAATCCCGAAAACTATGAAGTACGGGTAGACGGACAGCACATCACCTGTGAACCGGTAGCAACGCTGCCTTTGGCACAACGTTACTTCCTGTTTTAA
- the ureE gene encoding urease accessory protein UreE — MIIDKIIGNIDTLPVGGRTIDPLMLEWFETTKRIQRKHTQQGMEIAVRFLKEGQRLHIGDILYMDNEKAVVVDIIPSDAIVVTPRSLLEMGSVCYEIGNKHLPVFIQNDQVLLPFEEPIFHWLQAAGYQTVKEHTKLTNLLNANVQPHSHGGGGGSSLFSKIMNIASKER; from the coding sequence ATGATTATCGATAAAATCATCGGCAATATTGACACCCTGCCTGTTGGCGGTCGTACCATCGATCCGCTGATGCTGGAGTGGTTTGAAACAACCAAACGTATTCAGCGCAAACATACACAGCAGGGCATGGAAATAGCCGTCCGCTTTCTGAAAGAGGGACAACGGCTCCATATCGGGGATATCCTGTATATGGACAATGAAAAAGCGGTTGTAGTAGATATTATCCCCAGCGATGCGATCGTGGTAACACCACGGTCGCTGCTGGAGATGGGAAGTGTATGTTATGAGATCGGCAACAAACACCTGCCTGTGTTTATACAAAACGATCAGGTGCTGTTGCCTTTTGAAGAACCCATCTTCCACTGGCTGCAAGCGGCCGGCTATCAAACCGTGAAAGAGCATACCAAACTCACCAATCTGCTGAATGCTAACGTACAGCCGCATTCACATGGTGGTGGCGGTGGTAGTTCCCTCTTTTCAAAAATTATGAACATCGCTTCCAAAGAACGATAA
- a CDS encoding urease accessory protein UreF — translation MASNFLGSLLHLSDPTLPIGGYSHSNGLETYVQQGLVNNTATAEEFVRHMLANNLHYNDAAFVCLAYQAAAADDLGTLLALDEEVAALKIPREIRQASLKLGIRLMKIFTRHEPYTLAKKFEAATTAKNAEGHYCIAFGMYACLMGIPLQEALYAFYYNAAVGMVTNAVKLVPLSQLDGQDILFRTQQLIQSLISTTIALDRELVGVCNIGFDIRCMQHELLYSRLYMS, via the coding sequence ATGGCATCAAATTTTTTGGGAAGTCTACTGCATCTCAGTGATCCTACTTTGCCGATAGGTGGCTACTCCCATTCCAACGGCCTTGAAACCTATGTGCAACAGGGACTGGTGAACAATACAGCTACTGCGGAAGAATTTGTCCGGCATATGCTGGCCAACAATCTGCACTACAACGATGCGGCTTTTGTATGCCTGGCTTACCAGGCCGCCGCAGCAGATGACCTTGGCACTTTGCTGGCATTGGACGAAGAAGTAGCGGCCCTCAAAATACCGAGGGAAATCAGGCAGGCCAGCCTCAAACTGGGCATCCGGCTGATGAAGATCTTCACCCGTCATGAGCCCTATACGCTGGCGAAAAAATTTGAGGCGGCCACTACTGCGAAAAATGCAGAAGGTCACTACTGCATCGCCTTCGGTATGTATGCCTGTCTGATGGGCATCCCACTACAGGAGGCATTGTACGCCTTTTATTATAATGCTGCCGTGGGGATGGTCACCAATGCCGTGAAACTGGTGCCTCTCAGCCAGCTCGACGGACAAGATATCCTGTTCCGTACACAACAACTTATACAAAGCCTTATTTCTACAACCATAGCGCTGGACCGTGAACTGGTGGGTGTATGCAACATTGGTTTTGATATCCGTTGCATGCAGCATGAACTGTTGTATTCCAGGCTATATATGTCATAA
- the ureG gene encoding urease accessory protein UreG, producing the protein MSERKYVKIGVAGPVGSGKTALIERLSRALMNTYSMGVITNDIYTKEDAEFLTKNSLLPKERIIGVETGGCPHTAIREDASMNLEAVDEMVARFPEVELVLIESGGDNLSATFSPDLADVTIFVIDVAEGDKIPRKGGPGITRSDLLVINKIDLAPYVHADLGVMERDARKMRQGKPFVFTNLMSLEGLDTVIGWIKKYALLEEATEPALVR; encoded by the coding sequence ATGAGCGAAAGAAAATATGTAAAGATTGGTGTAGCCGGCCCTGTGGGCTCCGGCAAAACCGCCCTGATAGAAAGATTATCCCGTGCACTGATGAACACCTACAGCATGGGAGTGATCACCAATGATATCTACACTAAAGAAGATGCGGAGTTTTTAACCAAAAACAGCCTGTTGCCCAAAGAAAGAATCATTGGTGTGGAAACAGGTGGTTGCCCGCATACCGCCATCCGTGAAGATGCCAGTATGAACCTGGAAGCTGTGGATGAAATGGTGGCCCGTTTTCCGGAAGTGGAACTGGTACTCATCGAAAGTGGTGGTGATAATCTGTCTGCTACTTTCAGTCCTGATCTGGCAGATGTGACCATCTTCGTGATTGATGTAGCGGAAGGTGATAAGATTCCCCGCAAAGGCGGTCCTGGTATTACCCGCTCCGACCTGCTGGTGATCAATAAAATAGATCTCGCTCCTTATGTGCATGCAGACCTCGGTGTGATGGAAAGAGATGCCCGCAAAATGCGTCAGGGCAAGCCTTTTGTGTTTACCAACCTGATGTCGCTGGAAGGTCTTGATACCGTGATCGGATGGATTAAAAAATATGCATTACTGGAAGAAGCAACAGAGCCTGCGCTGGTAAGGTAG
- a CDS encoding urease accessory protein UreD: MINKLTLTSGYKNGRSWLKDTFYTRPFKIANVGIYKQDPALYLMVMSSSPGILDGDHYEIDIRLEKNSHLQLQSQSYQRLFNMKSGAFQQQRITMEEHSVFSYVQHPVVPHENAIFKTHTVVQMADNCHLTLGEIITCGRKHSGEVFRFSKFHSITEIFQRQKLIVKDNLLLQPQLLPMWAVGQMEGYTHQATLLHVNTGAYDMEALPAKLRLLLEHEQDMAFGISLSGTKCVVVRILGNGGEQLYNCLRRVQRYLWEEAGNAVAAEKLKTVMA, from the coding sequence ATGATCAACAAACTAACGTTAACAAGTGGGTATAAAAACGGACGTTCATGGCTCAAAGACACCTTTTATACAAGGCCGTTTAAAATAGCCAACGTTGGTATATACAAACAGGATCCTGCCTTATATCTGATGGTTATGAGTTCTTCACCCGGTATACTGGACGGAGATCATTATGAAATAGATATACGGCTGGAAAAAAACAGTCATCTGCAACTGCAGTCACAATCCTATCAGCGCCTGTTCAATATGAAGAGCGGAGCATTTCAGCAGCAACGTATTACCATGGAAGAACACAGTGTTTTCAGCTATGTTCAGCATCCGGTGGTGCCGCATGAAAATGCCATCTTCAAAACACATACGGTAGTGCAGATGGCAGACAACTGCCATCTGACGCTGGGAGAGATCATCACCTGTGGCCGTAAACACTCTGGTGAAGTATTCCGTTTTTCGAAATTTCACAGCATAACGGAAATATTTCAGCGGCAGAAACTGATCGTAAAAGATAACCTGCTGTTGCAACCACAGCTGTTGCCCATGTGGGCTGTCGGACAAATGGAGGGTTACACGCATCAGGCTACTTTGTTGCATGTGAATACCGGCGCGTATGATATGGAAGCACTGCCGGCGAAACTCCGGCTACTGCTGGAACACGAACAGGACATGGCTTTTGGTATATCTCTTTCAGGCACTAAGTGTGTGGTGGTGAGAATACTGGGCAATGGCGGAGAGCAGCTGTACAACTGTTTGCGCAGGGTACAGCGCTATCTGTGGGAAGAAGCCGGCAACGCAGTTGCAGCAGAAAAATTAAAAACAGTGATGGCATGA
- a CDS encoding urea transporter → MIQKKSSYLPFLRGVGQIMLQNNAWTGVLFLAGIFYDSIIMGAAALLAVITGTLTAKVLKYDEADIDAGLYGFSPTLVGVALTFYFNPVPVVWIAVVVGSVAAAMLQHFFIKRKLPGFTFPFILVTWIVLYLFHHVFAPGAAVDVVGSMPVKDDFTLATHGFGEVIFQGSVIAGIIFFIAVFVNSPIAALYGVCASLLGAFISLECSEPAPDIHMGLFSFNAVLCAIAFSGNKPRDGIWVLFSVVLSVFIDVWMLQMHMAVLTFPFVAASWITLIVQHLLQKAGLKIKE, encoded by the coding sequence GTGATACAAAAGAAATCATCGTATCTCCCCTTTCTGAGGGGAGTAGGGCAGATCATGCTCCAAAACAACGCCTGGACCGGCGTCCTTTTTCTGGCAGGGATCTTCTACGATTCCATCATTATGGGTGCAGCCGCGTTGCTGGCAGTAATTACCGGTACACTCACAGCCAAGGTGCTGAAGTATGATGAGGCTGATATAGATGCCGGGTTGTATGGTTTCAGTCCTACACTGGTAGGTGTCGCACTGACATTTTATTTTAACCCGGTGCCGGTGGTATGGATCGCAGTGGTGGTGGGCTCTGTGGCAGCCGCGATGTTGCAGCACTTTTTTATTAAAAGGAAGCTGCCGGGATTTACGTTTCCGTTTATCCTGGTAACCTGGATAGTGCTGTACTTATTTCACCATGTATTTGCACCGGGAGCTGCGGTGGACGTAGTGGGCAGTATGCCCGTGAAAGATGATTTTACACTGGCCACCCACGGATTTGGAGAAGTGATATTTCAGGGTAGTGTGATTGCCGGTATTATCTTTTTTATTGCCGTGTTTGTCAATTCACCAATAGCTGCCCTTTACGGCGTATGTGCGTCACTGTTAGGTGCCTTCATTTCACTGGAATGCTCAGAGCCAGCTCCGGATATACATATGGGCCTTTTCAGCTTTAACGCTGTACTCTGCGCCATCGCCTTTTCCGGCAACAAACCCCGTGATGGTATATGGGTACTTTTCTCTGTTGTATTGTCTGTGTTCATTGATGTATGGATGCTGCAGATGCATATGGCCGTTTTAACTTTTCCCTTTGTAGCCGCCTCCTGGATCACCTTGATTGTGCAGCATTTGCTGCAAAAAGCAGGATTGAAGATTAAAGAATGA